AACGCGACAGCCTGGTGCTGGCCACCAAGGCCTTCTACGCCATGAGCGAGGACGCCAACGACCAGGGTTCGTCGCGCAAGCATCTGATGGCCTCGATCGATCGTTCGCTGCGGCGCATCGGCACCGACTACATCGACCTCTACCTGCTGCACGCATTCGATCCGCACACGCCGCTGGCCGAGACCATGGAAGCTTTGCACGACATCGTCAAATCCGGCAAGGCACGCTATATCGGCGCCTGCACCATGTATTCCTGGCAATTCGCAGAGATGAATGCGATTGCGCGGCAAAACAACTGGACTGAATTCGTCAACATGCAATGCCAGTACAGCCTGCTGTACCGCGAAGAAGAGCGCGAAATGATGCCTTACTGCCAGGACAAAGGCATCGCGGTGTCGACCTTCAGTCCGCTGGCGCGCGGCTACCTGACCGGCGTGCAAAAGAGCGCGCGCACTGAGCACGATCCTTTCCTGACGCAGTTCTTCGGCGACGAGATCGATGTTGAAATCGCCAACCGCGTGGTCAAGGTCGCCGCCGACCGCGCAGTGCAGCCGGGGCAGATCGCCATGGCTTGGGTGGCGCAGAACGGCAACTCTACCGTACCCATCATCGGCGCCGACAGCCCGGAACAGCTGCAGCTGGCGGTAGCAGCCGGCGAGATCGTCCTCAGCGTCGAAGAGCGCCAGTTCCTGGAGCAAGCCTACCGGCCGCGCGACATGATCAACGATTACAACGAAATACGCCGTCCACGCAGTTTCAAATCCTGATTTTTACAACCTGACAATACCTACATAAAGAGACAAGGAATCCACATGATCAAGATTGGCGAAGGTTTTTG
The sequence above is a segment of the Collimonas sp. PA-H2 genome. Coding sequences within it:
- a CDS encoding aldo/keto reductase translates to MQTVRFGRTGLKVSRFCLGTMSMGSSKWKGWVLDEDKTAPILKSALDLGINFFDMADWYSNGANEEVVGRTLLKLKQRDSLVLATKAFYAMSEDANDQGSSRKHLMASIDRSLRRIGTDYIDLYLLHAFDPHTPLAETMEALHDIVKSGKARYIGACTMYSWQFAEMNAIARQNNWTEFVNMQCQYSLLYREEEREMMPYCQDKGIAVSTFSPLARGYLTGVQKSARTEHDPFLTQFFGDEIDVEIANRVVKVAADRAVQPGQIAMAWVAQNGNSTVPIIGADSPEQLQLAVAAGEIVLSVEERQFLEQAYRPRDMINDYNEIRRPRSFKS